One window of Perca flavescens isolate YP-PL-M2 chromosome 15, PFLA_1.0, whole genome shotgun sequence genomic DNA carries:
- the hsd17b14 gene encoding L-fucose dehydrogenase, translating into MSLRYHDRVVIVTGGSKGIGRGIVKVFVENGAKVVFCARGGAVGEALEAELNNAGPGSCKFVTCDISKEDDIKRLIAVTVEHYGHVDCLVNNAGWHPPHKSTDDTTAEEFRDLLNLNLVSYFLASKYVLPYLRQRQGNIINVSSLVATIGQKDAAPYVATKGAIISMTKAMAVDESRYNVRVNCFSPGNVMTPLWEELAGQTPDAAAAIKVGENSQLLGRMGTEAECGLAALYLAADATFCTGIDLLFSGGAELNYGFKSQIPS; encoded by the exons ATGTCCCTCCGATACCACGACAGAGTTGTCATTGTGACTGGAGGATCCAAAGGAATTGGCAGAGGGATTGTCAAAGTGTTTG TGGAGAATGGAGCCAAAGTGGTGTTTTGTGCAAGAGGAG GTGCAGTAGGTGAGGCTCTGGAGGCGGAGCTAAACAATGCAGGGCCAGGCTCATGCAAATTTGTCACATGTGACATCTCCAAAGAGGATGACATCAAg AGATTGATTGCAGTCACAGTGGAGCATTATGGACACGTTGACTGCCTGGTCAACAATGCAGGGTGGC acccgcctcataaatccactgatGACACCACAGCAGAGGAGTTCAGGGATCTGCTGAATCTGAACCTCGTCAGCTACTTCTTGGCGTCTAAA TATGTGTTGCCGTACCTGCGACAGCGGCAGGGAAACATCATAAACGTCTCCAGTCTGGTGGCAACCATCGGCCAGAAAGACGCTGCACCGTATGTTGCCACCAAG GGGGCGATTATCTCCATGACAAAAGCGATGGCTGTGGATGAGAGTCGCTACAATGTGAGAGTGAACTG CTTCTCTCCAGGTAATGTGATGACACCTCTGTGGGAAGAATTAGCAGGACAGACACCAGATGCTGCAGCCGCCATTAAAGTGGGAGAAAATTCTCAG CTTCTGGGTCGTATGGGGACGGAGGCGGAGTGTGGACTGGCTGCCTTGTATCTGGCTGCTGATGCTACTTTCTGCACCGGGATCGACCTGCTGTTCAGCGGTGGAGCTGAACTCAACTACGGCTTCAAGAGTCAGATCCCTTCTTGA
- the bcat2 gene encoding branched-chain-amino-acid aminotransferase, mitochondrial produces MAALRSALHGRLVQALPFSFGSLRFASSFKAADLVIERNTACKPKPDPSTLVFGKHFSDHMLTINWSEKGGWEAPQIKPFQNLSLHPASSALHYSIELFEGMKAFRGVDNHVRLFRPMLNMERMHRSADRSCLPLFDKDELLECIRKLVEVDQDWVPSSQDTSLYIRPTFIGIEPSLGVSRAGHAMIFVIIGPVGPYFATGSFNPVSLLADPSFVRAWQGGVGAYKMGGNYGPTIAVQSEAVKRGCQQVLWLYGEQEEITEVGTMNLFIYWTNDKGERELLTPPLDGMILPGVTRQSLLDLARTWGEFKVTERTMGMKELLGALDAGRVLEVFGAGTACVVCPVGSLLYRGKTYQIPTMQNGPDLAKRFHKELTDIQYGRKPSEWAPLVI; encoded by the exons ATGGCAGCCCTCCGATCG GCACTCCATGGACGACTTGTCCAGGCCCTCCCCTTCTCCTTTGGCTCTCTGCGGTTTGCTAGCTCCTTTAAG GCAGCAGATCTCGTCATTGAACGCAACACAGCATGCAAGCCGAAGCCCGACCCCTCCACCTTGGTGTTCGGCAAACACTTCTCCGACCACATGTTGACCATCAACTGGTCAGAGAAGGGCGGCTGGGAGGCTCCACAGATCAAACCTTTCCAGAATCTGTCGCTGCACCCGGCCAGCTCCGCCCTGCACTACTCCATAGAG CTGTTTGAAGGCATGAAGGCGTTCCGTGGAGTCGACAACCACGTCCGTCTGTTCAGACCAATGCTGAACATGGAGAGGATGCATCGGAGCGCCGACAGAAGCTGCCTTCCT CTGTTTGATAAAGATGAACTGCTGGAGTGCATCAGGAAGCTGGTGGAGGTGGACCAGGACTGGGTTCCTTCCTCCCAGGACACCAGCCTCTACATCAGACCCACCTTCATAGGAATAGAG CCGTCCCTCGGCGTGTCTCGGGCAGGACATGCTATGATCTTTGTCATCATCGGCCCAGTGGGACCTTACTTCGCAACCGGGTCCTTCAACCCTGTTTCTCTGCTGGCGGACCCTTCGTTTGTCAGGGCTTGGCAAGGAGGCGTTGGAGCCTATAAGATGGGAGG TAACTACGGTCCCACGATAGCAGTGCAGAGCGAGGCGGTGAAGCGGGGCTGCCAGCAGGTCCTGTGGCTGTATGGAGAGCAGGAGGAGATCACCGAGGTCGGCACCATGAACCTCTTCATCTACTGGACCAATGACAAAGGAG agagagagttgtTGACCCCTCCTCTGGATGGCATGATTCTCCCAGGAGTCACCAGACAATCTCTGCTGGACCTGGCCAGAACCTGG GGTGAGTTTAAGGTGACCGAGCGCACGATGGGCATGAAGGAGCTGCTGGGGGCTCTGGATGCCGGGAGGGTCCTGGAGGTGTTTGGGGCAGGGACGGCCTGCGTCGTGTGTCCTGTCGGCAGCCTCCTCTACAGAGGAAAG ACATACCAGATCCCGACTATGCAGAACGGTCCGGACCTGGCAAAGAGGTTCCACAAAGAGCTTACTGATATTCAG